The Algoriphagus sp. TR-M9 genome has a window encoding:
- a CDS encoding aconitate hydratase, producing MAFDIEMIKEVYDRYPERIAAARKAVGRPLALTEKILYAHLSEGVASQAYDRGVSYVDFKPDRVAMQDATAQMALLQFMQAGKSQVAVPSTVHCDHLIQAEVGAEKDLSQAKDKNREVYDFLSSVSNKYGIGFWKPGAGIIHQVVLENYAFPGGMMIGTDSHTPNAGGLGMVAIGVGGADACDVMAGLPWELKFPKLIGVKLTGKLSGWTSAKDVILKVAGILTVKGGTGAIVEYFGEGANSLSATGKGTICNMGAEIGATTSIFGYDEKSAAYLSGTGRADVAELANGIAEHLTGDPEVYADPAKYFDEVIEINLSELEPHVNGPFTPDLAWPISKFAAAVKENDWPAKLEVGLIGSCTNSSYEDISRAASLAQQAVDKKLIAKSEYTITPGSEQVRYTVDRDGFLDTFGKMGGVVLANACGPCIGQWARHGAEKQEKNSIITSFNRNFAKRADGNPNTHAFVASPEIVTALAIAGDLTFNPLTDALVNEEGKQVKLDEPAGLELPTKGFAVEDAGYQKPAEDGSSVVVSVSETSDRLQLLESFQPWEGTDLKGLKLLIKAKGKCTTDHISMAGPWLRFRGHLDNISNNMLIGAVNAYNDQTNSVKNQLTGAYGEVPATQRDYKANGIGSIVVGDENYGEGSSREHAAMEPRFLGVRAILVKSFARIHETNLKKQGMLALTFVNPSDYELIQEDDSIDILGLTDFAPGKQLQVVLNHADGSYDTIQVNHTYNEGQIDWFKAGSALNLIKAKS from the coding sequence ATGGCTTTTGATATTGAAATGATCAAGGAAGTGTATGACAGATACCCAGAGCGTATCGCTGCAGCCCGCAAGGCAGTAGGTCGCCCTCTGGCCTTGACAGAAAAGATTCTTTATGCACACCTTAGTGAAGGAGTAGCGTCTCAGGCATACGATAGAGGTGTCTCCTATGTTGATTTTAAGCCAGATAGGGTTGCGATGCAAGATGCGACTGCCCAGATGGCTCTTTTGCAATTTATGCAAGCCGGTAAAAGCCAGGTGGCAGTTCCGTCTACTGTGCATTGCGATCACCTGATCCAGGCAGAGGTAGGGGCTGAGAAAGACCTGAGCCAAGCCAAAGACAAAAACAGAGAAGTTTATGACTTCCTTTCTTCAGTTTCTAATAAGTACGGCATAGGCTTTTGGAAGCCTGGTGCTGGTATCATACATCAGGTAGTTTTGGAAAATTATGCATTCCCAGGCGGAATGATGATCGGTACAGATTCGCATACCCCAAATGCCGGTGGACTCGGTATGGTCGCGATTGGTGTGGGTGGTGCTGATGCTTGTGATGTGATGGCTGGGCTTCCTTGGGAGCTGAAATTTCCTAAACTGATAGGGGTAAAACTGACCGGGAAACTTTCTGGTTGGACTTCTGCAAAAGACGTGATCTTGAAAGTGGCTGGTATTCTCACTGTAAAAGGTGGAACCGGTGCTATCGTAGAATATTTCGGAGAAGGAGCCAATTCTCTTTCTGCCACCGGAAAAGGTACCATCTGTAACATGGGTGCTGAAATCGGGGCTACGACCTCGATTTTCGGATACGATGAAAAATCTGCCGCATACCTAAGTGGTACAGGAAGAGCGGATGTGGCTGAACTTGCCAATGGTATAGCTGAGCACTTGACCGGCGACCCTGAAGTTTATGCAGATCCAGCCAAATACTTTGATGAAGTTATCGAGATTAACCTTTCTGAACTGGAGCCTCATGTAAATGGCCCGTTCACCCCAGACCTAGCTTGGCCTATTTCTAAGTTTGCTGCTGCCGTGAAAGAAAACGACTGGCCGGCAAAACTAGAAGTGGGTTTGATCGGATCTTGTACCAACTCTTCCTACGAAGATATCTCACGAGCTGCTTCTCTCGCTCAACAGGCTGTGGACAAAAAGCTTATCGCTAAATCTGAATATACCATTACTCCAGGATCGGAGCAGGTAAGATATACGGTAGACCGCGATGGATTTTTGGATACCTTCGGCAAAATGGGCGGTGTAGTGCTGGCCAATGCCTGTGGACCTTGTATCGGGCAGTGGGCTAGACATGGGGCTGAAAAGCAAGAAAAGAACTCCATCATCACTTCCTTCAACAGAAACTTTGCGAAGCGTGCAGATGGAAACCCTAATACCCACGCTTTTGTAGCTTCTCCGGAAATTGTAACTGCATTGGCTATCGCAGGTGATCTTACTTTCAACCCTCTGACAGACGCTTTGGTGAACGAAGAAGGTAAACAAGTGAAACTGGATGAACCAGCTGGCCTAGAGCTTCCTACCAAAGGATTTGCAGTGGAAGATGCTGGCTATCAAAAACCTGCTGAGGACGGTTCAAGCGTAGTGGTTTCAGTAAGTGAGACTTCTGACCGTTTGCAGCTTTTGGAATCTTTCCAACCATGGGAAGGTACCGACCTCAAAGGCTTAAAGCTGCTGATCAAAGCTAAAGGAAAATGTACTACAGATCATATCTCTATGGCAGGTCCATGGCTGAGGTTCAGAGGCCACTTGGATAACATTTCTAATAATATGCTGATCGGGGCTGTAAATGCCTATAACGACCAGACCAATTCCGTTAAAAATCAGTTGACTGGAGCGTACGGTGAAGTACCAGCCACTCAGCGTGATTACAAAGCAAATGGAATCGGATCAATCGTAGTTGGTGATGAGAATTACGGAGAAGGATCTTCCCGTGAGCATGCCGCTATGGAGCCTCGTTTCTTGGGAGTTCGTGCCATCCTAGTGAAATCCTTTGCTAGAATCCATGAAACAAACCTGAAGAAGCAGGGGATGCTAGCCTTAACTTTTGTCAATCCT
- a CDS encoding sensor histidine kinase, which translates to MPFSLNPFAITLMVSGLLVGVLSGYIFFKVKGSTRWIALTMFCAAIWGFFYGLELGMSQLNQMMTFIKLEYIGISYVSAFWLIFTLKYTGIKFKNEELILFLILLIPTFTFFLVLTNEMHYLHYERMQVSYSGPFPTLKLQVGPWYFVHMIYSYLSFALGNIILWKRFRFADQLYRTQTNLIIVAGLFPLIFNVLYQSKLFIPFETIDLTPYAFLLTYLVIGFAIIKYNLFSIKPIALTKIMEAITKGVLVLDVNHMVVDFNPAFQNFFLKSKKVKTGLNVDELFAAKPELLKLLHDQQAKTVELADRESQNTKYFSVELIPLLDKKDQSYGSILMFEDITNQKQINEKLSNQASELLKLNNLKDKYFSIISHDLKGPITSIKDLLHYTDTGLISQEEFMELLPEVSKNMEDVTMLLENLLAWTSSQIRGGEHMQLKEFTLNEVIEQQIELLQRVADGKNIQIESACQTELKVKADKNMMELVLRNLMNNALKFSTSGSKILVRTSEENGMAKTCIQDFGKGISPENLARIKEGVSFTTLGENQEKGTGLGLILTKEYIEKNRGQLDIESVPGKGSTFCISLPKS; encoded by the coding sequence ATGCCTTTTTCGCTGAATCCTTTTGCTATCACTTTAATGGTTTCCGGACTCTTGGTAGGAGTTCTCTCGGGATATATTTTCTTTAAGGTAAAAGGCTCCACCCGTTGGATAGCCCTTACCATGTTTTGCGCTGCTATCTGGGGGTTTTTCTATGGCTTAGAACTGGGGATGTCGCAGTTAAATCAAATGATGACTTTCATCAAATTAGAGTACATCGGGATTTCCTATGTCTCTGCATTTTGGCTGATCTTCACATTGAAATACACGGGCATTAAGTTTAAAAATGAGGAACTTATACTATTTCTAATTTTGCTCATCCCTACCTTCACTTTTTTCTTAGTTCTGACCAATGAAATGCATTACCTCCATTACGAGCGAATGCAGGTATCCTATTCCGGTCCTTTCCCTACCCTCAAACTTCAGGTAGGGCCTTGGTATTTTGTCCATATGATTTATTCCTATCTGAGTTTTGCGCTTGGCAATATTATACTTTGGAAAAGGTTTCGATTTGCGGATCAATTATACCGAACACAAACCAATCTTATTATTGTAGCAGGGCTTTTCCCATTGATTTTTAATGTCTTATACCAATCCAAACTATTCATCCCCTTCGAGACCATAGACCTCACTCCTTATGCATTTTTGCTCACCTATTTGGTCATCGGCTTTGCCATAATCAAGTATAATCTATTCAGCATCAAACCCATTGCCCTCACTAAGATTATGGAGGCAATCACCAAAGGCGTGCTCGTATTAGATGTGAATCATATGGTGGTCGACTTCAATCCTGCTTTTCAAAACTTCTTTCTAAAGTCCAAAAAAGTAAAAACCGGACTGAATGTAGATGAACTTTTTGCTGCCAAACCTGAATTGCTCAAACTGCTGCATGACCAGCAAGCCAAGACCGTTGAACTGGCAGATAGAGAAAGCCAAAACACGAAATACTTCAGCGTAGAGTTGATTCCACTCCTGGACAAAAAAGACCAAAGCTATGGTTCGATTCTTATGTTTGAGGACATTACCAATCAAAAGCAAATCAATGAAAAGCTCAGTAATCAAGCCAGCGAACTACTGAAACTCAACAACCTGAAGGATAAATATTTCAGCATTATATCCCATGACCTCAAAGGTCCCATCACCAGCATCAAAGACCTGCTGCACTACACAGATACTGGCTTGATTTCGCAGGAGGAATTTATGGAGCTACTGCCCGAAGTCAGCAAAAACATGGAAGATGTAACCATGCTTTTGGAAAACCTACTGGCCTGGACAAGCTCTCAAATCAGAGGAGGAGAACATATGCAGCTGAAGGAGTTTACGCTAAATGAAGTCATAGAGCAGCAAATAGAACTCCTGCAGCGCGTGGCAGATGGAAAAAATATACAAATCGAATCAGCTTGTCAGACTGAACTAAAGGTCAAAGCAGATAAGAACATGATGGAATTGGTCCTGAGAAACCTCATGAATAATGCCTTGAAGTTCTCCACATCAGGAAGCAAGATTCTAGTGAGAACCTCTGAAGAAAATGGCATGGCCAAAACCTGTATTCAGGATTTCGGAAAGGGAATCAGCCCTGAAAATCTAGCCAGAATCAAAGAAGGTGTCTCCTTTACTACCCTGGGTGAAAATCAAGAAAAAGGAACCGGCCTTGGGTTGATTTTGACGAAAGAGTACATAGAGAAAAACAGAGGCCAACTGGACATTGAATCTGTTCCGGGCAAAGGATCCACTTTTTGCATCAGCTTACCGAAGTCCTGA
- a CDS encoding PUR family DNA/RNA-binding protein, whose product MDDQRGYDREEIFSQKVKAGKRTYFFDVKATRANDYYLTITESKRRPNGDSFTYEKHKIFLYKEDFHKFAEALNVAVDHVKTELMPEVDFEQYEREDEESEYKDELKWD is encoded by the coding sequence GTGGACGATCAAAGAGGCTATGATAGAGAAGAAATATTCTCACAAAAAGTAAAAGCTGGTAAGAGAACATATTTCTTTGATGTGAAGGCAACACGAGCAAACGATTACTACCTGACTATTACAGAAAGTAAAAGAAGACCGAATGGTGATAGCTTCACCTACGAAAAGCACAAAATCTTCTTATACAAGGAAGACTTTCACAAATTCGCAGAGGCACTTAATGTAGCTGTAGATCACGTGAAGACGGAGCTGATGCCTGAGGTGGATTTTGAACAGTACGAAAGAGAGGATGAAGAGTCAGAGTACAAGGACGAATTAAAATGGGATTAG
- the ychF gene encoding redox-regulated ATPase YchF — protein sequence MALQCGIVGLPNVGKSTLFNALSSAKAEAANFPFCTIEPNVGVVTVPDRRLQILEELVSPQRVMPTVIEFVDIAGLVKGASKGEGLGNKFLANIREVDAVIHVIRCFDDDNVVHVAGGVDPVFDKEVIDTELQLKDLESIDKKIQKCEKIAKSGDAIAKKELETLMLFKKALKDGNNARSVDVEKEDLEAVKDLHLLTIKPVLYVANVDEGSLQNGNKYVDTLRENVKQEHAEVITLCAAIESQIAEFEDPEEKEMFLGEYGLEESGLNKLISGAYALLDLITYFTAGVQEVRAWTIKKGWKAPQAAGVIHTDFEKGFIKAEVIKLADYQQFKTEAGCRENGKIAIEGKDYVVKDGDIMHFRFNV from the coding sequence ATGGCTTTACAATGTGGCATAGTAGGACTTCCAAACGTAGGGAAATCCACTCTGTTTAACGCCCTTTCCAGTGCAAAAGCTGAAGCAGCTAATTTCCCTTTTTGTACGATTGAACCAAACGTAGGCGTGGTCACTGTACCGGACAGAAGACTTCAAATCCTGGAAGAGTTGGTTTCCCCTCAGCGCGTAATGCCAACGGTGATCGAATTTGTAGATATTGCCGGCCTAGTAAAAGGTGCCAGTAAAGGCGAAGGACTAGGAAATAAATTCTTGGCAAACATTCGTGAGGTAGATGCAGTTATTCACGTAATCAGATGCTTTGACGATGACAATGTAGTCCATGTGGCTGGAGGTGTGGATCCGGTTTTTGACAAAGAAGTGATAGATACCGAGCTTCAACTGAAGGATTTAGAGTCTATAGATAAAAAGATCCAGAAGTGTGAAAAGATCGCCAAATCAGGGGATGCTATAGCCAAAAAAGAGCTTGAAACGTTAATGCTCTTTAAAAAAGCACTGAAAGATGGAAATAATGCCCGATCTGTGGACGTTGAAAAAGAAGATCTGGAAGCTGTGAAAGACCTTCATCTGCTCACGATCAAGCCTGTTCTTTATGTAGCAAATGTGGACGAAGGCAGTTTACAAAATGGAAACAAGTATGTGGATACCCTTCGGGAAAATGTCAAGCAGGAGCATGCAGAAGTTATCACACTGTGTGCAGCCATAGAGTCGCAAATCGCTGAGTTTGAAGATCCTGAAGAAAAAGAAATGTTCCTCGGGGAGTATGGATTGGAGGAAAGCGGGTTAAACAAATTGATCAGTGGTGCGTACGCTCTCTTAGACCTGATTACTTATTTCACTGCCGGAGTGCAGGAAGTTAGAGCTTGGACGATCAAGAAAGGATGGAAAGCACCGCAAGCAGCTGGAGTGATCCATACGGATTTTGAAAAAGGATTTATCAAAGCTGAAGTGATAAAGCTTGCTGATTATCAGCAGTTCAAAACTGAAGCTGGATGCAGAGAAAATGGAAAAATCGCTATTGAAGGCAAGGATTACGTTGTCAAAGATGGAGATATTATGCATTTTAGGTTTAATGTTTAA
- a CDS encoding type IX secretion system plug protein translates to MKTKFLFYLTFALLFSSFSAFAQQIRDEVYKDHIQSVRLFPRGVTFDASIDAPVVPLFTGKPLLLMFDDIAFDPEMYTAKLIHCDANWEKSQLKDNDFLTDFNLFNIQDYEYSVNTRIPYIHYQFELPKVTKSGNYIVKVYRQRDEEDVILTRRFMVYEETFKVGAAIVPPSQTTDRNEAQQINAVVNYSAGQVTNPEAQITVVMRQNQRWDNVKVLDRPTFINESSKILRYESFDGANTFVAGNEFRFTDLRFMRATGVNVDNIRVEPDVIFADGLIDRPRPGVAYSQYLDLNGQYIIETKDRPGGNPEIESEYILMTFRLSIPRREDPVVLLGALTQWGNMKESQMEWDEEMNLYRTSLLLKQGWYDYQYGFKSGDEVATHELEGSYFETENEYEVLVYFRDLGSRYDQLVGYVYLHPNRRRL, encoded by the coding sequence ATGAAGACCAAATTCCTTTTTTATCTCACATTTGCATTGTTATTCTCCTCGTTTTCTGCTTTTGCGCAGCAGATTAGAGATGAGGTGTACAAAGATCATATCCAGTCGGTCCGGCTTTTTCCCCGGGGAGTGACTTTCGATGCCTCGATAGATGCACCGGTGGTTCCTTTATTTACGGGCAAGCCCTTACTTTTAATGTTTGATGACATCGCTTTTGATCCAGAGATGTACACTGCCAAGCTGATTCATTGTGATGCCAATTGGGAGAAGTCCCAGTTGAAAGACAACGATTTTTTGACGGATTTTAACCTTTTTAATATTCAGGATTATGAATATTCTGTCAATACCCGTATTCCTTACATTCATTACCAGTTTGAACTTCCAAAAGTCACTAAATCCGGAAACTATATCGTGAAAGTTTATAGGCAGCGCGATGAGGAGGATGTGATTTTGACCAGGAGGTTTATGGTTTACGAAGAGACCTTCAAGGTAGGAGCGGCTATAGTGCCTCCTTCCCAGACGACTGACCGAAATGAAGCTCAGCAAATCAATGCGGTAGTAAACTACTCCGCCGGCCAGGTAACCAACCCAGAAGCTCAAATTACTGTGGTGATGCGGCAGAATCAGCGTTGGGACAATGTCAAGGTCCTCGATAGGCCCACATTTATCAATGAAAGTTCTAAGATTCTCAGATATGAATCCTTTGATGGAGCCAATACTTTTGTGGCAGGAAACGAATTCCGTTTTACAGATTTAAGGTTTATGAGGGCGACTGGCGTCAACGTGGACAATATTCGCGTGGAGCCGGACGTAATCTTTGCCGATGGGTTGATCGATAGACCTAGGCCTGGAGTGGCCTATTCCCAATACTTGGATCTGAATGGGCAGTATATCATAGAGACCAAGGACAGGCCCGGAGGAAATCCTGAGATTGAAAGTGAGTATATTTTAATGACCTTTAGATTATCTATACCAAGGCGGGAGGATCCGGTAGTGCTGTTAGGAGCACTGACTCAATGGGGAAATATGAAGGAGTCCCAAATGGAATGGGATGAAGAAATGAACCTGTACCGCACTTCACTATTGCTGAAGCAAGGCTGGTACGATTATCAATATGGATTTAAATCTGGAGATGAAGTAGCAACTCATGAGTTAGAAGGAAGCTACTTCGAAACGGAGAATGAATACGAAGTGTTGGTTTATTTCCGTGATCTTGGATCTAGGTATGACCAGTTGGTAGGTTATGTGTATTTACATCCCAACCGCAGGAGGCTTTAG
- a CDS encoding acyl-CoA reductase: MLPTERIAAFVKLGEALQNIPPEEKESLTRRAENQNNWFTPESVDSALAGIAYMLTPEKLQKWLSAYELAAVKQPKAVGLMLAGNIPAVGFHDLMCVLLAGHKACLKLSSSDEVLMKWIVAKLIEIDQRFESQISLEEMLKAKDAYIATGSDNSSRYFNYYFGKYPHVIRQNRTSVAVLSGAETVEDFQNLGKDIFKFYGLGCRNVSKLYVKSEENLQLLLHALEMYSGIAAHHKYHNNYDYNKSIYLVNGEKHLDNGFLLLRESEDLVSPISVLNYELYQDLDQLYKSLDANASKIQCMVGNPDYIKGAVPFGAAQHPEPWDYADGVDTLAFLLKL, translated from the coding sequence ATGCTACCTACTGAACGAATTGCCGCTTTTGTAAAATTAGGTGAAGCCCTGCAGAATATTCCTCCAGAAGAAAAGGAATCCCTGACCCGACGTGCGGAAAACCAGAACAATTGGTTTACTCCTGAGTCCGTGGATTCAGCTTTGGCCGGAATTGCGTACATGCTCACACCGGAGAAGCTACAAAAATGGCTTTCTGCCTATGAGCTCGCTGCGGTGAAGCAGCCCAAAGCTGTGGGACTGATGCTGGCAGGCAATATTCCGGCAGTAGGGTTTCATGATTTGATGTGTGTGTTACTGGCTGGCCACAAAGCTTGCCTGAAACTGAGCTCATCAGATGAAGTACTGATGAAATGGATAGTTGCGAAGTTGATCGAAATAGACCAGCGATTTGAATCCCAGATCAGCTTGGAGGAAATGCTGAAAGCTAAGGATGCTTACATCGCCACTGGCAGTGACAATTCATCCAGGTACTTTAATTACTATTTTGGGAAATATCCTCATGTGATCCGTCAGAATAGAACATCTGTGGCTGTGCTATCCGGTGCTGAAACAGTAGAGGATTTTCAGAACCTGGGCAAAGATATTTTTAAGTTTTATGGCTTGGGATGTAGAAATGTCTCCAAACTTTATGTCAAAAGCGAGGAAAATCTTCAGCTACTTCTTCATGCCCTCGAAATGTACTCCGGTATTGCCGCACATCATAAGTATCATAATAATTACGATTACAATAAGTCAATTTATTTAGTAAATGGTGAAAAACACCTCGACAATGGATTTCTGCTCCTGAGAGAAAGCGAAGACCTGGTGTCACCCATTTCTGTGCTGAATTATGAGCTCTATCAGGACTTAGACCAGCTGTATAAAAGCCTTGATGCTAATGCGAGTAAAATTCAGTGCATGGTAGGTAACCCTGACTATATAAAAGGAGCTGTACCCTTTGGTGCTGCACAGCATCCAGAGCCTTGGGACTATGCAGATGGCGTGGATACGCTTGCGTTTTTGCTGAAGCTTTAA
- the cas6 gene encoding CRISPR-associated endoribonuclease Cas6 — MRVRLIFSLKNKGSYLPFHHQYILAQFLKGVIVKGGREEFYNYNYFNFSGLKGQTKVSRSGLHYYSSLVTLVLSSQSEDFMDYLLEQVFATPKIELGNLILVPEYTEIENEPTLETSNKFVCISPLVLITPAFNEEAGKRFISPDSDEFSDLLYESTLTRMERSGWYTPEQMETFYKFQVVPDMAYVNKLKEAQKKFARIYAVYDMDVKYEVRGYTLPITLYAAPEVQDFVFKCGLGAFTHKGFGMLDLANHPSGPRTSTYKFKREGFVPYKPSERVRENVAPTSDSEEETTSED; from the coding sequence GTGAGAGTTAGACTAATATTTTCCCTAAAAAACAAAGGGTCCTATTTACCGTTTCACCACCAGTATATTCTGGCACAATTCCTCAAAGGAGTAATTGTAAAGGGAGGACGAGAAGAGTTTTATAACTACAATTACTTCAATTTCTCTGGCCTCAAAGGTCAGACGAAAGTAAGTAGAAGTGGATTGCATTATTACTCCAGCTTGGTCACCCTAGTATTATCTTCCCAAAGTGAGGATTTTATGGATTACCTGCTTGAGCAGGTGTTTGCCACTCCGAAAATCGAACTTGGCAACCTGATCCTGGTTCCGGAATACACAGAAATTGAAAACGAGCCTACACTGGAAACTTCCAATAAGTTCGTGTGTATTTCACCACTAGTGCTGATCACTCCTGCCTTCAATGAAGAAGCAGGCAAAAGATTCATCAGTCCTGATAGTGATGAGTTTTCAGATTTGCTTTATGAGTCCACCCTGACTAGAATGGAACGTTCGGGTTGGTACACTCCAGAGCAAATGGAGACTTTCTACAAGTTTCAGGTGGTGCCGGATATGGCCTATGTCAACAAACTGAAGGAAGCCCAGAAGAAATTTGCGAGAATTTATGCCGTCTACGATATGGACGTGAAATATGAAGTTCGTGGATACACCCTTCCAATCACGCTTTATGCAGCTCCTGAAGTTCAGGATTTCGTATTCAAATGTGGCCTTGGAGCATTCACCCATAAGGGATTCGGCATGCTAGATCTAGCAAACCATCCTAGTGGACCTAGAACTTCTACCTACAAATTCAAACGTGAAGGTTTCGTTCCTTACAAGCCCAGCGAAAGAGTGAGGGAAAATGTAGCCCCTACTTCTGACTCCGAAGAAGAAACAACTTCTGAAGATTAA
- a CDS encoding AI-2E family transporter: MQRFFIYLILVVLGFLLFGWYFSNITIYLVISLILAALLRPLTNRLNDFHLLGQHIPRWGAILLSYSAIILLLVSLSLLFFPLINNQILILSELDLNGIYEQIQLPVARMETFLLRHELIESQPGYLFERLKGSMIETIAGFDFTSFIGGVINTTSSLFIGTMAIAFISFFLLLENGLLRRNLLNLIPNPYFELSVATFTKVEKLLSNYLSGLLLQMLAIFSIASFGLSIFGVEYALTIALFAAVANLIPYAGPLLGATFGIIVGVSSGNFETNTDFNYLIIKILSVFGIVQIIDNILLQPMIFSKSVKAHPLEIFVVIFAGAKIAGVVGMIFAIPVYTIFRVFILEFYKGYKSYRIFTIKTSN, from the coding sequence ATGCAACGATTTTTTATTTATCTGATCCTAGTTGTACTCGGATTCCTTTTATTCGGGTGGTACTTTTCCAATATCACCATTTATCTGGTGATATCACTGATTCTGGCTGCCTTGCTTCGTCCCCTCACCAACAGGCTGAACGACTTTCACCTGCTGGGACAGCATATTCCCAGATGGGGAGCGATTTTACTCTCATACTCAGCGATTATTCTTTTGCTGGTATCTCTAAGCTTGCTCTTTTTCCCACTTATCAATAATCAAATCCTCATTCTCAGTGAACTGGATCTGAATGGAATTTATGAGCAAATTCAGCTGCCCGTCGCGCGGATGGAGACTTTTCTACTGCGGCACGAACTCATCGAATCCCAGCCTGGCTATCTATTTGAACGCTTAAAAGGCAGCATGATAGAAACCATAGCTGGATTTGACTTCACCAGTTTTATCGGCGGGGTCATCAATACCACCAGTAGCTTATTCATAGGCACTATGGCTATTGCCTTTATCAGTTTCTTCTTATTACTGGAAAATGGCTTACTCAGGAGAAACCTTTTAAATCTAATTCCCAACCCCTATTTCGAACTATCAGTGGCTACTTTCACCAAGGTAGAAAAACTGCTCTCCAATTATCTTTCTGGCCTACTGCTCCAAATGCTCGCTATTTTTTCCATAGCCAGCTTTGGACTTAGCATTTTTGGGGTGGAATATGCCCTTACCATAGCTCTTTTCGCGGCAGTGGCCAACCTAATCCCCTATGCAGGACCTTTATTGGGTGCCACTTTTGGAATAATTGTCGGGGTATCCTCAGGAAACTTCGAAACCAATACTGATTTCAACTACCTGATAATCAAAATACTTTCAGTTTTTGGGATAGTACAGATTATAGACAACATTCTACTACAGCCTATGATTTTTTCTAAATCTGTAAAAGCGCATCCTCTTGAAATATTTGTTGTTATCTTTGCCGGGGCAAAAATCGCCGGCGTGGTCGGGATGATTTTTGCCATTCCGGTTTATACCATTTTCAGGGTATTCATTTTAGAATTCTACAAAGGGTATAAATCATACAGAATATTTACCATAAAAACTTCGAATTAA
- a CDS encoding 4Fe-4S dicluster domain-containing protein, with the protein MAIMITDECINCGACEPECPNTAIYEGGVEWTWAGGTSLDKVTKENGEVVDGNASQEPLSDEFYYIVTDKCTECNGFHEEPQCAAVCPVDCCVDDPDHRETEEELLAKKAFLHNE; encoded by the coding sequence ATGGCTATAATGATTACCGACGAATGCATCAACTGCGGTGCATGCGAACCAGAATGCCCAAACACAGCCATCTATGAAGGTGGAGTAGAATGGACCTGGGCTGGAGGTACTAGTTTAGATAAGGTGACCAAGGAAAACGGCGAAGTAGTGGATGGCAACGCAAGCCAAGAGCCACTTTCCGATGAGTTCTATTATATAGTAACCGATAAGTGTACAGAATGCAACGGCTTTCACGAGGAGCCTCAATGTGCGGCTGTATGCCCGGTGGACTGCTGTGTAGATGACCCAGATCACAGAGAAACTGAGGAAGAATTACTAGCCAAAAAGGCCTTTTTGCACAACGAATAA